In one window of Chryseobacterium viscerum DNA:
- a CDS encoding AMP-binding protein — protein sequence MDTDILFKQSIENKENFWKEQAGQIKWFDFPTQILSNDENNYPQWFSDGKLNMCYLCIDKHVEDGFGDQVAIVYDSPVTNQKKTYTFNQAKEEISKFAGGLASLGLKKGDTAVIYMPMIPQTLFAMLACARIGVIHNVVFGGFAPHELVVRIDDCKPKVLITATAGVEIAKRIPYLPLVEKAIELAQDKVDNIIVYNRKLVDNKDEMFEGLIDYEELAEKSAPADCVSVESTHPLYLLYTSGTTGKPKGIVRDTGGYATALQFSMTYVYGVEPGETYWAASDFGWAVGHSFSVYGPLINRNTTIIFEGKPIMTPDAGTFWRIISEYKVSVMFTAPTAIRAIKKEDPNGELVKKYDLTHFKKQFLAGERCDVATLDWFAEHIGVPAIDHWWQTESGWPMLGLLTHNENYQIKRASAGKPVPGYDIKIFDENGLELDPHHEGYLVIKLPLPPGAMLGIWKDYDRFENSYLSQYKGYYFSGDGAIQDEDGYIFITGRVDDVINVAGHRLSTSEMEEIVSSHPDVAECAVVGIDDDLKGQVPFAVVVLKNGSVISEEDIEKDIIQMIRNKIGAVAFLKNAMVVKRLPKTRSGKILRKLIRTLLDGKDFQVPSTIDDEKIIDEIQEKIKEYKA from the coding sequence ATGGATACCGATATTTTATTTAAACAAAGTATAGAAAACAAAGAAAATTTTTGGAAAGAACAGGCCGGACAAATAAAGTGGTTTGATTTTCCTACTCAGATTCTTTCTAACGACGAAAATAATTACCCACAATGGTTTTCCGATGGAAAGCTCAATATGTGTTACTTATGTATTGATAAACACGTCGAAGATGGTTTCGGAGATCAGGTCGCTATTGTCTATGATTCACCTGTCACCAATCAGAAGAAGACCTATACTTTCAACCAGGCGAAAGAGGAAATTTCAAAATTCGCTGGAGGACTGGCTTCTTTAGGTTTAAAAAAAGGAGACACAGCGGTTATCTATATGCCAATGATTCCTCAGACTCTTTTTGCTATGCTTGCATGTGCGAGAATCGGAGTTATTCATAATGTGGTCTTTGGAGGCTTTGCTCCACATGAACTTGTTGTGAGAATTGATGACTGTAAACCTAAAGTTTTAATTACTGCTACAGCCGGTGTGGAAATTGCCAAAAGAATTCCCTACCTGCCGTTGGTAGAAAAAGCGATTGAACTGGCACAAGATAAAGTAGACAATATCATCGTGTACAACAGAAAGCTGGTCGATAATAAGGATGAAATGTTCGAAGGACTGATTGATTATGAAGAATTGGCAGAAAAATCAGCTCCGGCAGATTGTGTTTCTGTAGAATCTACTCACCCGCTTTATCTTCTTTACACATCTGGAACTACCGGAAAACCCAAAGGCATTGTTCGTGATACCGGAGGTTACGCCACCGCCTTACAATTCTCAATGACTTATGTTTATGGTGTAGAACCGGGAGAAACGTATTGGGCAGCTTCAGACTTCGGATGGGCAGTTGGACATAGTTTTTCCGTGTATGGACCATTAATCAACAGAAATACAACTATTATTTTTGAAGGAAAGCCTATCATGACTCCTGATGCAGGAACATTTTGGAGAATCATTTCAGAATATAAAGTTTCGGTCATGTTTACTGCACCTACCGCTATCAGGGCAATTAAAAAAGAAGACCCGAACGGAGAACTGGTGAAAAAATATGATTTAACCCATTTCAAAAAGCAGTTTCTGGCTGGTGAAAGATGTGATGTTGCTACTCTGGACTGGTTTGCAGAACATATTGGAGTTCCGGCCATAGACCATTGGTGGCAGACAGAATCCGGATGGCCTATGCTTGGATTACTGACTCATAATGAAAACTATCAAATTAAAAGAGCCTCCGCAGGAAAACCTGTTCCGGGATATGATATTAAAATTTTTGATGAAAACGGACTGGAACTCGATCCTCATCACGAAGGCTATCTTGTAATCAAACTTCCTCTCCCACCCGGGGCCATGCTTGGAATATGGAAAGACTATGACCGTTTTGAAAACAGTTACCTGTCTCAATACAAAGGCTACTATTTCTCAGGAGACGGTGCGATACAAGATGAAGACGGTTATATTTTTATCACGGGAAGGGTGGATGATGTAATCAACGTTGCGGGGCACAGACTTTCCACTTCTGAAATGGAGGAAATTGTTTCTTCACATCCGGATGTCGCAGAATGCGCTGTGGTAGGTATTGATGATGATTTAAAAGGACAGGTGCCTTTTGCTGTTGTTGTTTTGAAAAACGGTTCCGTTATTTCTGAAGAAGACATTGAAAAAGATATTATCCAGATGATCCGCAACAAAATAGGAGCTGTAGCTTTTCTGAAAAATGCTATGGTTGTCAAACGATTACCTAAAACACGATCCGGAAAGATTTTAAGAAAACTGATCAGAACTTTACTCGACGGAAAAGATTTCCAGGTTCCTTCAACGATTGACGACGAAAAAATCATTGATGAAATTCAGGAAAAAATCAAGGAATACAAGGCATAA
- the acs gene encoding acetate--CoA ligase: protein MRNYLIEDLPQYFEDYKKSIKNPKKFWDKVADQNFVWYQRWSKVVKYDMNEAKITWFKNAKLNITKNCIDRHLTIRGEKTAIIWEPNDPKEEAQHISYNELYTRVNKTANVLRDMGIEKGDRVCIYLPMIPELAITMLACAKLGAVHSVIFAGFSASAVASRVNDCEAKMVITSDGSYRGNKVLDLKTIVDDALEKTPTVEKVLVVKRTHNEITMKEVRDYWMADLYEKASPDFVTVIMDSEDPLFILYTSGSTGKPKGMLHTCAGYMVYTAYTFKNVFNYKENDIYWCTADIGWITGHSYILYGPLLNGATTVIFEGVPTYPEPDRFWEVIEKHKITQFYTAPTAIRSLAKESAEWVDKHDLSSLKVIGSVGEPINDEAWHWFNDHVGKKKCPIVDTWWQTETGGIMISPLPFVTPTKPTYATLPLPGVQPVLMDDKRNEITGNQVTGNLCIRFPWPGIARTIWGDHQRYKETYFTAFPGKYFTGDGALRDEVGYYRITGRVDDVIIVSGHNLGTAPIEDSINQHPAVAESAIVGYPHDIKGNALYGYVTLKETGEGRDKENLKKEINQLIADQIGPIAKLDKIQFVSGLPKTRSGKIMRRILRKIAEGDFSNFGDISTLLNPEIVEEIKNERI, encoded by the coding sequence ATGAGAAATTACTTAATAGAAGATTTACCACAGTATTTTGAAGATTACAAAAAGTCTATCAAAAATCCTAAAAAATTCTGGGATAAGGTAGCAGATCAAAACTTCGTGTGGTACCAAAGATGGAGCAAGGTTGTTAAGTACGATATGAATGAAGCGAAGATCACCTGGTTCAAAAACGCAAAACTCAATATTACCAAAAACTGTATAGACAGACATCTTACCATAAGAGGAGAAAAAACAGCTATTATTTGGGAACCCAACGATCCGAAGGAGGAAGCACAGCATATTTCTTACAACGAACTCTATACACGCGTTAATAAAACAGCTAATGTTTTACGTGATATGGGTATTGAAAAGGGAGACAGAGTCTGTATTTACCTTCCCATGATTCCTGAATTGGCTATTACAATGCTTGCCTGTGCAAAACTGGGAGCAGTGCATTCTGTGATTTTTGCAGGATTCTCGGCTTCCGCAGTAGCTTCGAGGGTAAATGATTGTGAAGCCAAAATGGTGATCACGTCGGATGGAAGCTATAGAGGAAATAAAGTTCTGGATCTTAAAACCATTGTGGATGATGCACTGGAAAAAACGCCGACTGTTGAGAAAGTTCTTGTTGTAAAGAGAACCCACAACGAAATTACAATGAAAGAAGTAAGAGATTACTGGATGGCTGATTTATATGAAAAAGCATCCCCTGATTTCGTTACGGTAATTATGGATTCTGAAGATCCGCTTTTCATTTTATATACTTCCGGATCTACAGGAAAACCCAAAGGAATGCTTCATACCTGTGCGGGTTATATGGTGTATACCGCTTACACTTTCAAAAATGTATTTAATTATAAGGAAAATGATATTTATTGGTGTACGGCAGATATAGGCTGGATCACAGGACACTCTTATATCCTTTACGGACCACTATTGAATGGGGCCACCACCGTAATTTTTGAAGGAGTACCTACCTATCCTGAACCGGATCGTTTCTGGGAAGTGATTGAAAAACATAAAATCACTCAGTTTTATACAGCTCCTACTGCCATCCGTTCTTTAGCGAAAGAAAGCGCGGAATGGGTAGATAAACATGACCTTAGCTCTTTGAAAGTCATTGGTTCTGTAGGTGAACCTATCAACGATGAAGCATGGCATTGGTTCAACGACCATGTAGGAAAGAAAAAATGCCCGATCGTAGATACCTGGTGGCAGACAGAAACAGGAGGAATTATGATTTCACCGCTTCCTTTTGTAACCCCAACGAAACCTACTTATGCCACTCTCCCACTGCCAGGCGTACAACCTGTTTTGATGGATGATAAACGAAATGAAATTACAGGAAATCAAGTGACCGGAAATCTTTGTATCCGTTTTCCATGGCCGGGAATCGCAAGAACCATCTGGGGGGACCATCAACGATATAAAGAAACCTATTTTACAGCTTTCCCAGGGAAATATTTCACTGGAGACGGTGCATTAAGAGACGAAGTAGGTTATTACAGAATTACTGGCCGTGTAGATGATGTAATCATTGTTTCCGGACATAATCTGGGAACTGCTCCTATCGAAGACAGTATCAACCAACACCCTGCCGTTGCGGAGTCTGCTATTGTAGGTTATCCTCATGATATCAAAGGAAATGCATTGTACGGTTATGTAACACTTAAAGAAACCGGAGAAGGACGTGATAAGGAAAATCTGAAGAAAGAAATCAATCAGCTTATTGCTGATCAGATCGGGCCGATTGCCAAACTGGATAAGATACAGTTTGTTTCCGGACTTCCAAAAACACGTTCTGGAAAGATCATGCGTAGAATTCTTA